Proteins found in one Paraburkholderia caballeronis genomic segment:
- the recQ gene encoding DNA helicase RecQ yields MSRSLEILNEVFGYPAFRGQQAEIVEHVAAGGDSLVLMPTGGGKSLCYQIPALVRHEAGQGAGIVVSPLIALMQDQVAALTEVGVRAAYLNSTLSGAEAAATERALREGDLDLLYVAPERLMTPRFLDLLERTRIGLFAIDEAHCVSQWGHDFRPEYIQLSVLHERFPNVPRIALTATADAITRDEIVHRLALDDARIFVSSFDRPNIRYRIVEKDNARTQLLDFIRAEHTRADGTTDAGVVYCLSRRKVEETAEWLKGQGVRALPYHAGMEFEVRQRHQESFQREEGIVMCATIAFGMGIDKPDVRFVAHLDLPKSVEGYYQETGRAGRDGMPANAWMAYGLGDVVQQRKMIEESDADDAHKRVQTGKLDALLGLCEAASCRRVRLLAYFGESSQPCGNCDNCLEPPATWDATREAQMALSCVFRAQRASGFNFGAGHLIDILRGNRSEKIIQRGHDQLSTFGIGSAQSEPEWRAIFRQLVAFGYLSVDHDGFGALVLTEASKPVLKGEQKVTMRRYVKPTRTRQASGRTSERADPTLGMSPRQRARWERLRLWRTETAKSEGVPAYVIFHDATLAEIARSGPDTIDDLREIPGIGARKLERFGEELLEVACDE; encoded by the coding sequence ATGTCCCGTTCGCTCGAAATTCTCAACGAAGTCTTCGGTTATCCCGCGTTCCGGGGGCAGCAGGCCGAGATCGTCGAGCATGTCGCGGCGGGCGGCGATTCGCTGGTGCTGATGCCGACCGGCGGCGGCAAGTCTCTGTGCTACCAGATTCCGGCGCTCGTGCGGCACGAGGCCGGACAGGGCGCCGGCATCGTCGTGTCGCCGCTGATTGCGCTGATGCAGGACCAGGTTGCCGCGCTCACCGAAGTCGGCGTGCGCGCCGCGTACCTGAACTCGACGCTGTCCGGCGCCGAGGCCGCGGCGACCGAGCGCGCGCTGCGCGAAGGCGACCTCGACCTGCTGTACGTCGCGCCGGAGCGGCTGATGACGCCGCGTTTCCTCGATCTGCTCGAACGCACGCGGATCGGTCTCTTCGCGATCGACGAGGCGCACTGCGTATCGCAGTGGGGCCACGACTTCCGTCCCGAGTACATCCAGCTTTCGGTGCTGCACGAGCGGTTCCCGAACGTGCCGCGGATCGCGCTGACCGCGACCGCCGACGCGATCACGCGCGACGAGATCGTGCATCGGCTCGCCCTCGACGACGCGCGGATCTTCGTGTCGAGCTTCGACCGCCCGAACATCCGCTACCGGATCGTCGAGAAAGACAACGCGCGCACGCAACTGCTCGACTTCATCCGCGCCGAGCACACGCGCGCGGACGGCACGACCGACGCGGGCGTCGTGTACTGCCTGTCGCGCCGCAAGGTGGAGGAGACGGCCGAGTGGCTGAAGGGGCAGGGCGTGCGGGCGCTGCCGTACCACGCGGGGATGGAGTTCGAGGTGCGTCAGCGGCACCAGGAAAGCTTCCAGCGCGAGGAGGGCATCGTGATGTGCGCGACGATCGCGTTCGGGATGGGGATCGACAAGCCGGACGTGCGCTTCGTCGCGCACCTCGATTTGCCGAAGAGCGTCGAAGGCTACTATCAGGAAACCGGACGCGCGGGCCGCGACGGGATGCCGGCGAACGCGTGGATGGCGTACGGTCTCGGCGACGTCGTGCAGCAGCGCAAGATGATCGAGGAGTCCGACGCGGACGACGCGCACAAGCGCGTGCAGACCGGCAAGCTCGATGCGCTGCTCGGGCTGTGCGAAGCGGCGTCGTGCCGGCGTGTGCGGCTGCTCGCGTATTTCGGCGAGTCGAGCCAGCCGTGCGGCAACTGCGACAACTGCCTCGAACCGCCGGCGACGTGGGACGCGACGCGCGAGGCGCAGATGGCGCTGTCGTGCGTGTTCCGCGCGCAGCGCGCGAGCGGCTTCAACTTCGGCGCCGGCCATCTGATCGACATCCTGCGCGGCAACCGCAGTGAAAAGATCATCCAGCGCGGCCACGATCAACTGAGCACGTTCGGGATCGGCTCGGCGCAGTCCGAGCCGGAATGGCGCGCGATTTTCCGTCAACTGGTCGCATTCGGTTATCTGAGCGTCGATCACGACGGCTTCGGCGCGCTGGTGCTGACCGAGGCGAGCAAGCCGGTGCTGAAGGGCGAGCAGAAGGTCACGATGCGCCGCTACGTGAAGCCGACCCGTACGCGCCAGGCGTCGGGCCGTACGAGCGAGCGTGCCGATCCGACGCTCGGTATGAGCCCGCGCCAGCGCGCGCGCTGGGAGCGGCTGCGGCTGTGGCGTACCGAGACCGCGAAGAGCGAAGGCGTGCCGGCCTACGTGATCTTCCACGATGCGACGCTCGCGGAGATCGCGCGCAGCGGTCCGGATACGATCGACGACCTGCGCGAGATCCCCGGCATCGGCGCGCGCAAGCTCGAACGCTTCGGCGAGGAACTGCTCGAAGTCGCCTGCGACGAGTAA
- the rpsL gene encoding 30S ribosomal protein S12: protein MPTINQLVRKGRTSETTKSKSPALQDCPQRRGVCTRVYTTTPKKPNSALRKVAKVRLTNGFEVISYIGGEGHNLQEHSVVLIRGGRVKDLPGVRYHMVRGSLDTQGVKDRKQARSKYGAKRAKAAK from the coding sequence ATGCCAACCATCAATCAACTGGTTCGCAAAGGCCGCACGTCGGAAACGACGAAGAGCAAGAGCCCGGCCTTGCAGGACTGCCCGCAGCGTCGCGGCGTGTGCACCCGCGTGTACACGACGACGCCGAAGAAGCCGAACTCGGCACTCCGTAAGGTCGCCAAGGTTCGCCTGACGAACGGTTTCGAAGTGATCTCGTACATCGGCGGTGAAGGCCACAACCTGCAGGAGCACTCGGTCGTGCTGATCCGCGGCGGCCGTGTGAAGGACTTGCCGGGTGTGCGTTATCACATGGTTCGCGGCTCGCTGGATACCCAGGGCGTCAAGGATCGTAAGCAGGCTCGTTCGAAGTACGGCGCGAAGCGCGCGAAGGCTGCGAAGTAA
- the rpsG gene encoding 30S ribosomal protein S7 produces MPRRREVPKREVLPDPKFGNVDVAKFMNVLMLSGKKSVAERIVYGAFEQIQTKGGKDPLEVFTVALNNVKPVVEVKSRRVGGANYQVPVEVRPSRRMALAMRWLREAAKKRSEKSMALRLAGELSEAAEGRGGAMKKRDEVHRMAEANKAFSHFRF; encoded by the coding sequence ATGCCGCGTCGTCGCGAAGTCCCCAAGCGGGAAGTATTGCCGGATCCGAAGTTCGGCAACGTAGATGTAGCCAAGTTCATGAACGTGCTGATGCTGTCCGGCAAGAAGTCGGTTGCCGAGCGCATCGTGTACGGCGCTTTTGAACAGATCCAGACCAAGGGTGGCAAGGACCCGCTGGAAGTGTTCACTGTCGCGCTCAACAACGTCAAGCCGGTGGTCGAAGTGAAGAGCCGCCGCGTCGGTGGGGCGAACTATCAGGTTCCGGTGGAAGTGCGTCCGTCGCGTCGTATGGCATTGGCGATGCGTTGGCTGCGTGAAGCCGCGAAGAAGCGCAGCGAGAAGTCGATGGCCCTGCGTCTTGCAGGTGAACTCTCCGAAGCGGCCGAAGGCCGTGGCGGCGCGATGAAGAAGCGCGACGAAGTTCACCGGATGGCCGAGGCGAACAAGGCGTTCTCGCATTTCCGTTTCTAA
- the fusA gene encoding elongation factor G gives MARKTPIERYRNIGISAHIDAGKTTTTERILFYTGVNHKIGEVHDGAATMDWMEQEQERGITITSAATTAFWKGMGGNYPEHRINIIDTPGHVDFTIEVERSMRVLDGACMVYCAVGGVQPQSETVWRQANKYKVPRLAFVNKMDRTGANFFKVYDQLKTRLKANPVPVVVPIGSEENFKGVVDLLKMKAIIWDEASQGTKFDYVDIPAELVDMCNEWREKMIESAAEASEELMEKYLGGEELSEEEIVKALRDRTIACEIQPMLCGTAFKNKGVQRMLDAVIDFLPSPVDIPPVKGELENGDVAERRAADDEKFSALAFKIMTDPFVGQLIFFRAYSGTVNSGDTVLNSTKGKKERLGRILQMHANNREEIKEVRAGDIAAAVGLKDATTGDTLCDPANPIVLERMIFPEPVISQAVEPKTKPDQEKMGIALNRLAQEDPSFRVQTDEESGQTIISGMGELHLEILVDRMKREFGVEATVGKPQVAYRETIRATAKDVEGKFVKQSGGRGQYGHAVITLEPNEQGKGYEFLDEIKGGVIPREYIPAVDKGIADTLKAGVLAGFPVVDVKVHLTFGSYHDVDSNENAFRMAGSMAFKEAMRRAQPVILEPMMAVEVETPEDYMGNVMGDLSGRRGIVQGMEDMVGGGKIVRAEVPLSEMFGYSTSLRSLTQGRATYTMEFKHYAEAPRNVADAIINAKSK, from the coding sequence GTGGCTCGCAAGACTCCCATCGAGCGCTACCGCAACATCGGTATCAGCGCCCACATCGACGCCGGCAAGACGACGACGACCGAGCGCATCCTGTTCTACACCGGCGTGAACCACAAGATTGGTGAAGTGCACGACGGCGCCGCAACCATGGACTGGATGGAGCAGGAGCAGGAGCGCGGCATCACCATCACGTCCGCTGCGACGACCGCCTTCTGGAAGGGCATGGGCGGCAACTATCCGGAACACCGGATCAACATCATCGATACCCCGGGCCACGTCGACTTCACGATCGAAGTCGAGCGCTCGATGCGCGTGCTCGACGGCGCGTGCATGGTCTACTGCGCAGTCGGCGGCGTGCAGCCGCAGTCGGAAACGGTGTGGCGCCAGGCGAACAAGTACAAGGTGCCGCGTCTCGCGTTCGTCAACAAGATGGACCGTACCGGTGCGAACTTCTTCAAGGTCTATGACCAGTTGAAGACCCGTCTGAAGGCGAACCCGGTGCCCGTCGTGGTGCCGATCGGTTCGGAAGAAAACTTCAAGGGCGTCGTCGATCTGTTGAAGATGAAGGCGATCATTTGGGACGAAGCGTCGCAAGGCACGAAGTTCGACTACGTCGACATCCCGGCCGAACTCGTTGACATGTGCAACGAGTGGCGCGAGAAGATGATCGAGTCGGCGGCGGAAGCCAGCGAAGAGCTGATGGAAAAGTACCTCGGCGGCGAAGAGCTGTCCGAAGAGGAAATCGTCAAGGCGCTGCGTGACCGCACGATTGCGTGCGAAATCCAGCCGATGCTGTGCGGCACCGCGTTCAAGAACAAGGGCGTGCAGCGCATGCTCGACGCCGTGATCGACTTCCTGCCGTCGCCGGTCGACATTCCGCCGGTCAAGGGCGAGCTGGAAAACGGCGACGTGGCTGAGCGCCGTGCGGCTGACGACGAGAAGTTCTCGGCGCTCGCGTTCAAGATCATGACCGATCCGTTCGTCGGTCAGCTGATCTTCTTCCGCGCGTATTCGGGCACCGTGAACTCGGGCGACACCGTGCTGAATTCGACCAAGGGCAAGAAGGAACGCCTCGGCCGTATTCTGCAGATGCACGCGAACAACCGCGAAGAAATCAAGGAAGTGCGTGCGGGCGACATCGCGGCGGCGGTGGGTCTGAAGGATGCGACCACCGGCGACACGCTGTGCGACCCGGCGAACCCGATCGTGCTGGAACGCATGATTTTCCCGGAGCCGGTGATCTCGCAGGCCGTCGAGCCGAAGACGAAGCCCGACCAGGAAAAGATGGGTATTGCGCTGAACCGTCTTGCTCAGGAAGACCCGTCGTTCCGCGTCCAGACGGACGAGGAATCGGGCCAGACCATTATTTCGGGCATGGGCGAACTGCACCTCGAAATTCTGGTCGACCGGATGAAGCGCGAATTTGGCGTGGAAGCGACCGTCGGCAAGCCGCAGGTTGCGTATCGCGAAACCATCCGCGCGACTGCGAAGGACGTCGAAGGCAAGTTCGTCAAGCAGTCGGGTGGTCGCGGCCAGTATGGCCACGCGGTCATCACGCTGGAGCCGAACGAGCAGGGCAAGGGCTACGAATTCCTTGACGAGATCAAGGGCGGCGTGATCCCGCGCGAATACATCCCGGCGGTGGACAAGGGTATCGCTGACACGCTGAAGGCGGGTGTGCTCGCGGGCTTCCCGGTCGTCGACGTGAAGGTCCATCTGACGTTCGGTTCGTACCACGACGTGGACTCGAACGAAAACGCGTTCCGGATGGCCGGCTCGATGGCGTTCAAGGAAGCGATGCGCCGTGCGCAGCCGGTGATCCTCGAACCGATGATGGCCGTCGAAGTCGAAACGCCGGAAGACTACATGGGCAACGTGATGGGCGACCTGTCGGGTCGTCGCGGCATCGTCCAGGGCATGGAAGACATGGTCGGCGGCGGCAAGATCGTGCGCGCCGAAGTTCCGCTGTCGGAAATGTTCGGTTATTCCACGTCGCTGCGTTCGCTGACCCAGGGTCGCGCGACGTACACGATGGAATTCAAGCATTACGCGGAAGCGCCGCGCAACGTGGCTGACGCGATCATCAACGCGAAATCGAAGTAA
- the tuf gene encoding elongation factor Tu — MAKGKFERTKPHVNVGTIGHVDHGKTTLTAAITTVLTKKFGGEAKAYDQIDAAPEEKARGITINTAHVEYETANRHYAHVDCPGHADYVKNMITGAAQMDGAILVCSAADGPMPQTREHILLARQVGVPYIIVFLNKCDMVDDAELLELVEMEVRELLSKYDFPGDDTPIIKGSAKLALEGDTGELGEVAIMNLADALDTYIPTPERAVDGAFLMPVEDVFSISGRGTVVTGRVERGVVKVGEEIEIVGIKPTVKTTCTGVEMFRKLLDQGQAGDNVGILLRGTKREDVERGQVLAKPGSITPHTHFTAEVYVLSKDEGGRHTPFFNNYRPQFYFRTTDVTGSIELPKDKEMVMPGDNVSITVKLIAPIAMEEGLRFAIREGGRTVGAGVVAKIIE; from the coding sequence ATGGCTAAAGGTAAATTTGAGCGGACCAAGCCGCACGTGAACGTGGGCACGATCGGTCACGTTGACCACGGCAAGACCACGCTGACGGCAGCGATCACGACGGTGCTGACGAAGAAGTTCGGCGGCGAAGCGAAGGCGTACGACCAGATCGACGCGGCGCCGGAAGAAAAGGCGCGCGGCATCACGATCAACACCGCGCACGTCGAGTACGAAACGGCGAACCGTCACTACGCCCACGTCGACTGCCCGGGTCACGCGGACTACGTGAAGAACATGATCACGGGCGCCGCGCAGATGGACGGCGCGATCCTGGTGTGCTCGGCCGCTGACGGCCCGATGCCGCAGACGCGCGAGCACATCCTGCTGGCCCGTCAGGTCGGCGTGCCGTACATCATCGTGTTCCTGAACAAGTGCGACATGGTGGACGACGCGGAACTGCTCGAACTGGTCGAGATGGAAGTGCGCGAACTGCTGTCGAAGTACGACTTCCCGGGCGACGACACGCCGATCATCAAGGGCTCGGCCAAGCTGGCGCTGGAAGGCGACACGGGCGAGCTGGGTGAAGTGGCGATCATGAACCTGGCCGACGCGCTGGACACGTACATCCCGACGCCGGAGCGCGCGGTGGACGGTGCGTTCCTGATGCCGGTGGAAGACGTGTTCTCGATCTCGGGTCGCGGCACGGTGGTGACGGGCCGCGTCGAGCGTGGCGTGGTCAAGGTCGGCGAGGAAATCGAGATCGTCGGTATCAAGCCGACGGTGAAGACGACCTGCACGGGCGTGGAAATGTTCCGCAAGCTGCTCGACCAGGGTCAGGCGGGCGACAACGTCGGTATCCTGCTGCGCGGCACGAAGCGTGAAGACGTGGAGCGCGGCCAGGTGCTGGCCAAGCCGGGTTCGATCACGCCGCACACGCACTTCACGGCTGAAGTGTACGTGCTGAGCAAGGACGAAGGCGGCCGCCACACGCCGTTCTTCAACAACTACCGTCCGCAGTTCTACTTCCGTACGACGGACGTGACGGGCTCGATCGAGCTGCCGAAGGACAAGGAAATGGTGATGCCGGGCGACAATGTGTCGATCACGGTGAAGCTGATCGCGCCGATCGCGATGGAAGAAGGTCTGCGCTTCGCCATCCGCGAAGGCGGCCGTACCGTCGGCGCAGGTGTCGTCGCCAAGATCATCGAGTAA
- the rpsJ gene encoding 30S ribosomal protein S10: MQNQKIRIRLKAFDYRLIDQSAAEIVDTAKRTGAIVRGPVPLPTRIQRFDILRSPHVNKTSRDQLEIRTHLRLMDIVDPTDKTVDALMKLDLPAGVDVEIKLQ, from the coding sequence ATGCAGAACCAGAAAATCCGTATTCGCCTGAAGGCTTTCGACTATCGCCTGATCGACCAGTCGGCTGCCGAGATCGTCGACACGGCGAAGCGGACCGGTGCGATCGTCCGTGGCCCGGTGCCGCTGCCGACCCGCATCCAGCGTTTCGACATCCTGCGTTCGCCGCACGTGAACAAGACGTCGCGCGACCAGCTCGAAATCCGCACCCACCTGCGCCTGATGGACATCGTCGATCCGACGGACAAGACCGTCGATGCGCTGATGAAGCTGGACCTGCCGGCCGGCGTGGACGTCGAAATCAAGCTGCAATAA
- the rplC gene encoding 50S ribosomal protein L3: MSLGLVGRKVGMTRIFTAEGDSIPVTVLDVSDNRVTQIKTVETDGYTAVQVAFGTRRASRVTKPLAGHLAKAGVQAGEILKEFRVDADKAAALAAGGVVDVDLFQVGQKVDVQGVSIGKGYAGTIKRYNFASGRASHGNSRSHNVPGSIGMAQDPGRVFPGKRMTGHMGDETVTVQNLEIARIDAERKLLLVKGAVPGAKGGKVFVTPAVKARVKKGAQ, encoded by the coding sequence ATGAGCCTTGGACTCGTAGGTCGCAAGGTTGGCATGACCCGTATCTTCACGGCTGAAGGGGATTCGATTCCCGTCACCGTGCTGGACGTGTCCGACAACCGCGTGACGCAGATCAAGACTGTTGAAACCGACGGCTACACGGCCGTTCAGGTTGCGTTCGGTACGCGCCGTGCTTCGCGCGTGACGAAGCCGCTCGCAGGTCATCTCGCCAAAGCCGGTGTTCAGGCTGGTGAAATCCTCAAGGAATTCCGTGTCGACGCAGACAAGGCTGCCGCGCTGGCCGCTGGCGGTGTCGTCGATGTGGATCTCTTCCAAGTGGGCCAGAAGGTCGACGTGCAAGGCGTGTCGATCGGTAAGGGCTACGCCGGTACCATCAAGCGTTACAACTTCGCTTCGGGTCGTGCTTCGCACGGTAACTCGCGCTCGCACAACGTGCCGGGCTCGATCGGTATGGCGCAGGATCCGGGTCGCGTGTTCCCGGGCAAGCGCATGACCGGTCACATGGGCGACGAAACCGTGACGGTGCAGAACCTCGAAATCGCCCGTATCGACGCAGAGCGCAAGCTGCTGCTGGTCAAGGGCGCCGTTCCGGGTGCGAAGGGCGGCAAGGTTTTCGTTACGCCGGCCGTGAAGGCGCGCGTGAAGAAAGGAGCGCAATAA
- the rplD gene encoding 50S ribosomal protein L4, translating to MELKLLNANGQEGAGVNASDVVFGRDYNEALIHQIVVAYQANARSGNRAQKDREQVKHTTKKPWRQKGTGRARAGMSSSPLWRGGGRIFPNSPEENFAHKVNKKMHRAGLCSIFSQLAREGRISVVEDLSLEAPKTKLLAEKFKAMGLDSVLVITDTVDENLYLASRNLAHVAVVEPRYADPLSLIYFKKVLITKAAVAQIEELLS from the coding sequence ATGGAACTTAAGCTCCTGAATGCCAATGGCCAGGAAGGCGCTGGGGTCAACGCATCGGACGTCGTGTTCGGCCGTGACTACAACGAAGCCCTGATCCACCAGATCGTCGTCGCTTATCAGGCGAACGCGCGCAGCGGCAACCGCGCGCAGAAGGACCGCGAACAGGTCAAGCACACCACCAAGAAGCCGTGGCGCCAGAAGGGTACGGGCCGTGCCCGTGCCGGTATGTCGTCGAGCCCGTTGTGGCGCGGCGGTGGTCGCATCTTCCCGAATTCGCCGGAAGAAAACTTCGCGCACAAGGTCAACAAGAAGATGCATCGCGCAGGCCTCTGCTCGATCTTCTCGCAGCTGGCCCGCGAAGGCCGCATCTCGGTCGTCGAGGACCTCTCCCTCGAAGCGCCGAAGACGAAGCTGCTGGCCGAAAAGTTCAAGGCCATGGGTCTCGATTCCGTGCTGGTCATCACCGACACGGTCGACGAGAACCTGTATCTCGCGTCGCGCAACCTCGCCCACGTGGCGGTCGTTGAGCCGCGTTACGCCGACCCGCTGTCGCTGATCTACTTCAAGAAAGTTCTGATCACGAAGGCTGCGGTCGCCCAGATCGAGGAGTTGCTGTCATGA
- the rplW gene encoding 50S ribosomal protein L23, protein MSEIRKNDHRLMQVLLAPVISEKATLVADKNEQVVFEVAPDATKQEVKAAVELLFKVEVDSVNVLVLKGKQKRFGRFMGRRKDVKKAYVCLKPGQEINFEAEAK, encoded by the coding sequence ATGAGCGAGATTCGCAAGAACGATCATCGTTTGATGCAGGTCCTGCTCGCGCCGGTGATCTCCGAAAAGGCGACGCTGGTGGCGGACAAGAACGAACAAGTGGTGTTCGAAGTCGCGCCGGACGCGACCAAGCAGGAAGTCAAGGCTGCTGTCGAGCTGCTGTTCAAGGTGGAAGTCGATTCCGTCAACGTGCTGGTCCTGAAGGGCAAGCAAAAGCGCTTCGGCCGTTTCATGGGCCGCCGCAAAGACGTGAAGAAGGCGTATGTCTGCCTGAAGCCCGGCCAGGAAATCAACTTTGAAGCGGAGGCCAAGTAA
- the rplB gene encoding 50S ribosomal protein L2 — MAIVKVKPTSPGRRAMVKVVNKDLHKGAPYAPLLEKQSSKAGRNNNGHITTRHQGGGHKQHYRVIDFRRTKDGIPAKVERLEYDPNRSANIALVLYADGERRYIIAPKGLTVGQQLMSGSEAPIRAGNTLPIRNIPVGTTIHCIEMLPGKGAQIARSAGTSAMLLAREGTYAQVRLRSGEIRRVHVECRATIGEVGNEEHSLRQIGKAGANRWRGIRPTVRGVAMNPVDHPHGGGEGKTAAGRDPVSPWGTPTKGYRTRSNKRTTSMIVQRRHKR; from the coding sequence ATGGCAATCGTGAAAGTTAAGCCGACCTCGCCGGGTCGCCGCGCGATGGTGAAGGTGGTCAACAAGGATCTGCACAAGGGTGCGCCGTATGCGCCGCTGCTCGAAAAGCAATCCTCGAAGGCCGGCCGCAACAACAACGGTCACATCACGACGCGTCACCAGGGTGGTGGTCACAAGCAACACTACCGTGTGATCGATTTCCGTCGTACGAAGGACGGCATTCCGGCGAAGGTCGAGCGTCTCGAATACGACCCGAACCGCAGCGCGAACATTGCGCTGGTTCTGTACGCAGACGGCGAACGCCGCTACATCATCGCGCCGAAGGGCCTGACGGTGGGTCAACAACTGATGTCGGGCTCCGAAGCGCCGATTCGTGCAGGCAACACGCTGCCGATCCGCAACATCCCGGTCGGTACGACGATTCACTGCATCGAAATGCTGCCGGGCAAGGGCGCGCAGATCGCGCGTTCGGCTGGCACGTCGGCGATGCTGCTGGCTCGCGAAGGCACGTACGCGCAGGTTCGTCTGCGCTCGGGCGAAATCCGCCGCGTGCACGTCGAGTGCCGCGCGACGATCGGTGAAGTCGGCAACGAAGAGCACAGCCTGCGCCAGATCGGCAAGGCAGGCGCGAACCGCTGGCGCGGCATCCGCCCGACGGTGCGTGGCGTTGCAATGAACCCGGTCGACCACCCGCACGGTGGTGGCGAAGGCAAGACCGCTGCAGGCCGTGATCCGGTGAGCCCGTGGGGCACGCCGACGAAGGGTTACCGCACCCGCAGCAACAAGCGCACGACGAGCATGATCGTCCAGCGCCGTCACAAGCGTTAA
- the rpsS gene encoding 30S ribosomal protein S19, which translates to MARSVKKGPFCDAHLLKKVEAAAASRDKKPIKTWSRRSTILPDFIGLTIAVHNGRQHVPVYVSENMVGHKLGEFALTRTFKGHAADKKAKK; encoded by the coding sequence ATGGCACGTTCTGTTAAAAAAGGTCCGTTCTGCGACGCCCATTTGCTGAAGAAGGTTGAGGCGGCTGCAGCATCGCGTGACAAGAAACCGATCAAGACCTGGTCGCGTCGTTCGACGATCCTGCCGGACTTCATCGGCCTGACGATCGCCGTTCACAACGGCCGTCAACACGTTCCGGTGTACGTCTCGGAAAACATGGTCGGCCACAAGCTTGGCGAGTTCGCATTGACCCGTACGTTCAAGGGTCACGCGGCCGACAAGAAGGCCAAGAAATAA
- the rplV gene encoding 50S ribosomal protein L22, translating to MEVKAIHRGARISAQKTRLVADQIRGLPVDKALNVLTFSPKKAAGIVKKVVLSAIANAEHNEGADIDELRIKSIYVDKAASLKRFTARAKGRGNRIEKQSCHITVTVGN from the coding sequence ATGGAAGTGAAAGCAATTCATCGCGGTGCCCGCATCTCGGCGCAGAAAACGCGCCTTGTGGCTGACCAGATCCGCGGGTTGCCGGTCGACAAGGCGCTGAACGTTCTGACGTTCTCGCCGAAGAAGGCGGCTGGCATCGTGAAGAAGGTCGTGCTGTCTGCGATCGCGAATGCCGAGCACAACGAAGGCGCCGATATTGACGAGCTGCGCATCAAGAGCATCTACGTCGACAAGGCTGCATCGCTCAAGCGTTTCACCGCGCGCGCAAAGGGCCGCGGTAACCGCATTGAGAAGCAATCCTGTCACATCACTGTGACGGTCGGGAACTAA
- the rpsC gene encoding 30S ribosomal protein S3, with product MGQKIHPTGFRLAVSRNWASRWYANNNNFAAMLKEDIGVREYLKKKLKNASVGRVVIERPAKNARITIYSSRPGVVIGKKGEDIELLKSELQRRMGVPVHVNIEEIRKPETDAQLIADSITQQLERRIMFRRAMKRAMQNAMRLGAQGIKIMSAGRLNGIEIARTEWYREGRVPLHTLRADIDYATSEAKTTYGIIGVKVWVYKGDTLGRNDAPVVEEVTEEKRPRRNARPGDRRPRRDGEGAPGARRGGPRRGAAGGDGKTGE from the coding sequence ATGGGACAGAAAATTCATCCGACTGGCTTCCGTTTGGCCGTCAGCCGCAATTGGGCTTCGCGTTGGTACGCGAACAACAACAATTTCGCGGCGATGTTGAAGGAAGACATCGGTGTTCGTGAATACCTGAAGAAGAAGCTGAAGAACGCTTCGGTGGGTCGTGTCGTGATCGAGCGTCCGGCAAAGAACGCGCGCATCACGATTTACAGCTCGCGTCCGGGTGTCGTGATCGGCAAGAAGGGCGAGGACATCGAACTGTTGAAGTCGGAACTGCAACGCCGCATGGGCGTGCCGGTCCACGTCAACATCGAGGAAATCCGCAAGCCGGAAACCGATGCGCAACTGATCGCCGATTCGATCACGCAGCAGCTCGAACGCCGGATCATGTTCCGCCGCGCGATGAAGCGCGCGATGCAGAACGCGATGCGTCTGGGTGCCCAAGGCATCAAGATCATGAGCGCGGGCCGTCTGAACGGTATCGAAATCGCACGTACCGAGTGGTATCGCGAAGGTCGCGTGCCGCTTCATACGCTGCGTGCCGACATCGACTACGCAACGTCGGAAGCGAAGACGACGTACGGCATCATCGGCGTCAAGGTTTGGGTTTACAAGGGCGATACGCTCGGCCGCAACGACGCACCGGTGGTGGAAGAAGTCACCGAGGAAAAGCGTCCGCGCCGTAACGCGCGTCCGGGTGACCGTCGTCCGCGCCGTGATGGCGAAGGTGCGCCGGGTGCCCGTCGTGGCGGTCCGCGCCGTGGCGCTGCCGGCGGCGACGGCAAGACTGGAGAATAA
- the rplP gene encoding 50S ribosomal protein L16: protein MLQPKRRKYRKEQKGRNTGVATRGNAVSFGEFGLKSLGRGRLTARQIEAARRAMTRHIKRGGRIWIRIFPDKPISQKPAEVRMGNGKGNPEYYVAEIQPGKMLYEMDGVTEELAREAFRLAAAKLPLKTAFIVRQLGA from the coding sequence ATGCTGCAACCGAAACGCAGGAAGTATCGCAAAGAGCAGAAGGGCCGTAACACCGGCGTCGCAACGCGCGGCAACGCAGTTTCGTTCGGTGAATTTGGCCTGAAGTCTCTCGGTCGCGGCCGTCTGACCGCGCGTCAAATCGAAGCGGCGCGTCGTGCCATGACGCGTCACATCAAGCGCGGCGGCCGTATCTGGATCCGTATTTTCCCGGACAAGCCGATCTCGCAAAAGCCGGCCGAAGTGCGTATGGGTAACGGTAAGGGTAACCCGGAGTACTACGTCGCCGAGATTCAGCCGGGCAAGATGCTGTACGAAATGGATGGCGTGACCGAGGAACTGGCGCGTGAGGCGTTCCGTCTGGCTGCAGCGAAGCTGCCGCTGAAGACGGCCTTCATCGTTCGTCAGCTCGGCGCCTAA